A genomic region of Streptosporangium lutulentum contains the following coding sequences:
- a CDS encoding cupin domain-containing protein codes for MPNTDSTASARTPRSTAWQTALTVLQETEPPFIPQGAHAMTIVVEYPPGDPGTPPHRHTGPAFGYVLEGEMVFELEGEPERVVRAGEVFWEPGGDVIHYQDGNNRDDARVRFTVTMLCEPGKPMLTLVDDEELARRKDRRAPRPS; via the coding sequence ATGCCGAACACCGATTCGACCGCAAGCGCGCGGACGCCGAGATCGACCGCGTGGCAGACGGCGCTCACCGTGCTGCAGGAGACAGAACCGCCCTTCATCCCGCAGGGAGCGCACGCGATGACCATCGTCGTCGAGTATCCGCCCGGCGATCCCGGCACACCGCCGCACCGGCACACCGGCCCGGCGTTCGGGTACGTGCTGGAAGGCGAGATGGTGTTCGAACTGGAAGGGGAACCGGAGCGGGTCGTGCGCGCCGGAGAGGTGTTCTGGGAGCCGGGTGGCGACGTCATCCACTACCAGGACGGCAACAATCGCGATGACGCCCGGGTCCGCTTCACCGTCACGATGCTGTGCGAACCCGGCAAGCCGATGCTCACCCTGGTCGACGACGAGGAGCTCGCCCGGCGCAAGGACCGCCGTGCCCCCCGGCCGTCCTGA
- a CDS encoding SLC13 family permease, with product MILSSVDDQGSPSVPLWKRAVLAPSVLDWIRIALLVAGVVCVLTGLLPIAEAQASVERIAPLMLFLASVIVLAELTKQAQVFDVIAARLALLGRGAYPALFLLCVAFASATTIFLNLDTTAVLLTPVMLALAPKAKIAPLPLAMTTVWLANTASLLLPVSNLTNLLALNKVGLSAPEFAVRMWLPQTVSIAITMALLWVFYWRRGVRGADRYEPAEPEPIKDTLLFWGTATACVLFIAAILAGLQIEIAAIVAAALAIAAYLIRDRGSLRPSLIPWQLLVFVTGLFLVVPTLMRHGLNDLMTALIGTEEGFGGLVRTATAGAGLSNVVNNLPAYVAGEQVVPLANHDQLLALLTGTNVGSVITPWASLATLLWFEWCRRRGVRVPLVKFMLTGAVLAICLLPAVVGVLLLS from the coding sequence ATGATACTTTCATCTGTGGACGACCAAGGGTCACCGTCCGTGCCCCTGTGGAAACGGGCTGTACTAGCGCCAAGCGTACTCGATTGGATTCGTATCGCGCTGCTTGTCGCCGGAGTTGTTTGTGTGCTGACGGGTTTGCTGCCCATTGCGGAGGCCCAGGCGAGTGTCGAGCGAATAGCCCCCCTTATGTTGTTTCTGGCCAGTGTTATTGTGCTGGCCGAATTGACCAAGCAGGCGCAGGTGTTCGACGTCATCGCGGCACGGCTGGCGCTGCTCGGCCGGGGCGCCTATCCCGCGCTCTTCCTGCTGTGCGTCGCTTTCGCCTCGGCCACGACGATCTTCCTCAACCTGGACACCACGGCGGTCCTGCTCACCCCCGTCATGCTGGCGCTCGCGCCGAAGGCGAAGATCGCGCCGCTGCCGCTGGCGATGACCACCGTCTGGCTGGCCAACACCGCCAGCCTTCTGCTCCCGGTGAGCAACCTGACGAACCTGCTGGCGCTGAACAAGGTGGGCCTCTCCGCGCCGGAGTTCGCGGTCCGCATGTGGCTGCCGCAAACGGTCTCGATCGCGATCACCATGGCGCTGCTCTGGGTGTTCTACTGGCGCAGGGGAGTGCGGGGCGCCGACCGTTACGAACCCGCCGAACCCGAACCGATCAAGGACACGCTGCTGTTCTGGGGCACCGCGACGGCCTGCGTGCTGTTCATCGCGGCCATCCTGGCGGGCCTGCAGATCGAGATCGCGGCGATCGTCGCGGCGGCCCTGGCCATCGCCGCCTACCTGATCCGAGACCGGGGATCGCTGCGCCCCTCGCTGATCCCGTGGCAGTTGCTCGTCTTCGTCACCGGGCTGTTTCTCGTGGTGCCGACGCTGATGCGGCATGGCCTGAACGATCTGATGACCGCGCTCATCGGCACCGAAGAGGGGTTCGGCGGATTGGTCCGCACGGCCACGGCGGGTGCGGGCCTGTCCAATGTGGTGAACAATCTGCCCGCCTATGTGGCGGGTGAGCAGGTGGTGCCCCTGGCCAATCACGACCAATTGCTGGCACTCTTGACCGGCACCAATGTCGGATCGGTGATCACGCCATGGGCCTCGCTCGCCACCCTGCTCTGGTTCGAATGGTGCCGCCGCCGAGGCGTCCGGGTGCCGCTCGTCAAATTCATGCTGACCGGCGCGGTTCTCGCGATATGCCTGCTGCCCGCGGTGGTCGGCGTGCTGTTGCTGAGCTGA
- a CDS encoding TIR domain-containing protein has translation MERPIDIFISYSPADERWASWLAWELEATGYRTMLQAWDFVPGTNFVDFMDRGVKEAAVVLALLTENYLGSRFGKLEWQAALRANPDNPENKLITVRIEDCRVDGLLSNITWVDLVGVTTPDHARGLVLTRIREALAGRAKPEQRPAFPSAATVTHPLPLLSSPQPTVMTGQRRARRVPVVPPGYPAGFEPPARRDSLSVLHVGGPRFGRTMGQDPPLSPDELQARIFAELIRLTNEGVPRPELMVVAGDLTAAGSRKQMAAALTFLTGLRALAGLEPQRVILVPGARDVNLAACEAYFNDCKADDERPESPYWPKWRHFSSLFREFYQGVDSIMFDSAQPWTLFAVPELKVVVAGLNSTMAISHRIEHRFGLVGESQAAWFAERIRAFEREGWLRLGVLHHSLTPGQTDSLTDRASVEGLLGGKLHAILQGSGRDENPTTLGPGALCLPRLEPGRQQVLEFTADALVVHRSAAPADRIERRWVSVGGIFPASGTETGPISVGGPEPDHQLTAQVQGPRGRLLDRIAEACETRFDHTVIRTVDADPPHLRVSYRDGGFVREFWVGAVVGEPTTDDVDDFVRHVHAGHMEQSAELVYLGAMPPRSLREESARRGVRLRSLIEFQGLIDLSEYVSAQTRQLNEDPTYPAGLYVTQDFRELDRAGSEVRHDLAGELISQLNGDQGKFVLVLGDFGRGKTFVLRQVVRRMAIETPHLIPILIDLRTLDKAHSVETLIAAHLANHGEEQIDLKAVQYMLRQGRIVLFFDGFDELVTRVTYDRAADHLETLLQAAQDQAKIVVTSRTQHFKSDAQVFTKLGEMVGILPQRRVFSIEGFSSEQILAYLVNAYGDRRLAEERLQLLRSIQDLSGLARNPRMLSFIADLADDRLRAVAHARRTVSAAVLYQEILGTWLRHEQLRLGNQRGAQAGLEEADLWHAVRTLAMRLWETNEPYLRLAELAEVADTLSGLADGRMSGEQATHTVGTASLLVRTEDGLFGFIHGSVAEWLVAHYIADEFGKDRTNPTALTRRVLSQLTVDFLCDLAVTQDCQQWADRVLSDPEAGNTSRKNALKIITRLRTPAQTSLRGALLRGEDLSHRDLQEVDLTDADLTDARLVGTNLSRAILRGTKLAGAWLDEAKLTGADLRGADLTRARLARTDLRDAVISGSRWTRATLINVTAADRLLLSPELRDAAVVPGRSIEAQLAPATVGVPYGFDPLTTRLPNPIAYNMDGQIFVVGSDDGGVLVFESPSGRPIRTLQGHRGRTYALTFGAQDLLATGSADGDVRIWDTATGECSHVLSVHPQGVWPLLFNEGGTLLAAGSADGTLRVWEAASGTLRCELTGHTSPIYTAVFGSDGTSLITGDASANVRVWDVTTGRLRAVLSEGTGPVYRLALSPDGTMLAAGDHFGLIRLFETRTGRVLHELHGHPGRVYAVDFHPEGTHLATGDTMGTIRVWNLRAPLVPRQLAGHAGAVYQVSYTPDGKNLISVDSNGSLRVWQGELGQPRQGLSGHRGSIWPFAIHPDGTQLATTSNDDSIRLWDLSTGQMTRTMRGHGRRVSSVNFSPDGTMLASSGNDGIVRIWEPPTGRLLKELTGVGDQLTSAVFSPDGERIATATNDGGVHLRQTAGWDFERELDIDTDYVWAQAFSPNGEVLATANDDDSVRLWYRTSNTLATNLAEHRGRVRSIDFSPDGRLVATGCDDRLIRVWDAVTGECLRTMVGHTDRVYKVVFNPAGTALASISNDGLARIWDHATGRELQVLDRHVGRLWTGDFSADGATLATAGDDLVIRLWDVATGRHLHTLSGHSRRVISVAFSPTEPLLASASDDGTIILWDLSTAEPTRKVTLLGLPGGWAAFAPDGRYKQDGNVHGEFWFAIAMCRFDPGELDPYLTDVIRRLVTQEEF, from the coding sequence ATGGAGCGGCCAATCGATATTTTCATCAGCTATTCTCCCGCTGACGAACGATGGGCGTCGTGGCTGGCCTGGGAACTTGAAGCCACAGGATACCGCACGATGTTGCAGGCCTGGGACTTCGTTCCCGGCACGAATTTCGTCGATTTCATGGACCGCGGTGTCAAAGAGGCCGCGGTCGTTCTCGCTCTCCTCACCGAGAACTATTTGGGTTCGCGATTCGGAAAACTCGAATGGCAGGCGGCGCTCCGCGCCAATCCGGATAATCCAGAGAACAAACTCATCACCGTGCGCATCGAGGACTGCCGGGTCGATGGGCTGCTCTCCAACATCACCTGGGTCGACCTGGTCGGGGTGACCACTCCGGACCACGCGCGCGGGCTGGTTCTCACGCGCATCCGGGAGGCGCTGGCCGGGCGGGCCAAGCCCGAGCAGCGCCCCGCCTTCCCCTCCGCGGCGACGGTGACCCACCCACTGCCGCTGCTCAGCTCGCCACAGCCCACCGTGATGACCGGGCAGCGCCGCGCCCGCCGCGTCCCCGTGGTGCCCCCGGGCTATCCGGCCGGCTTCGAGCCGCCCGCCCGGCGGGACAGCCTGAGCGTGCTGCACGTGGGCGGGCCGAGGTTCGGCCGGACGATGGGGCAGGATCCGCCGCTCAGCCCCGACGAGCTCCAGGCCCGGATCTTCGCCGAGTTGATCCGGCTGACCAACGAGGGCGTGCCCCGGCCCGAGCTGATGGTGGTCGCCGGTGATCTCACGGCGGCGGGCAGCCGCAAGCAGATGGCCGCCGCGCTGACCTTTCTCACGGGGCTGCGCGCGCTCGCCGGGCTGGAACCGCAGCGGGTGATCCTGGTGCCCGGCGCCAGAGACGTCAACCTCGCCGCCTGCGAGGCCTACTTCAACGACTGCAAGGCCGACGACGAGCGGCCCGAATCGCCCTACTGGCCGAAGTGGCGGCACTTCTCCTCGCTGTTCCGGGAGTTCTACCAGGGCGTGGACTCGATCATGTTCGACAGCGCACAGCCCTGGACGCTGTTCGCGGTGCCGGAGCTCAAGGTCGTGGTGGCCGGGCTCAACTCCACGATGGCGATCAGTCACCGGATCGAGCACCGGTTCGGCCTGGTGGGCGAGTCGCAGGCCGCGTGGTTCGCCGAGCGGATCCGCGCCTTCGAGCGGGAGGGCTGGCTCCGCCTCGGCGTGCTGCACCACAGCCTGACCCCGGGGCAGACCGACTCGCTCACCGACCGGGCCAGCGTGGAGGGCCTGCTGGGTGGAAAGCTCCACGCGATCCTGCAGGGCAGCGGCCGGGACGAGAACCCGACGACGCTGGGCCCTGGCGCGCTCTGCCTGCCCAGACTTGAGCCCGGCCGGCAACAGGTGCTGGAATTCACCGCGGACGCCCTGGTCGTGCACCGCAGCGCCGCGCCCGCCGACCGGATCGAACGGCGCTGGGTGTCGGTCGGCGGCATCTTCCCGGCGTCCGGGACCGAGACAGGGCCGATCTCCGTGGGCGGCCCCGAGCCTGACCACCAGCTGACCGCGCAGGTGCAGGGACCTCGTGGCCGGCTCCTCGACCGGATCGCCGAAGCGTGCGAGACGCGGTTCGACCACACCGTGATCAGGACCGTCGACGCCGACCCGCCGCACCTCAGGGTGAGCTACCGCGACGGCGGGTTCGTCCGGGAGTTCTGGGTGGGTGCGGTGGTCGGCGAGCCGACCACCGATGACGTCGACGACTTCGTCAGGCATGTGCACGCGGGTCACATGGAGCAGTCCGCCGAGCTGGTCTACCTGGGCGCGATGCCGCCGCGCAGCCTGCGCGAGGAGTCGGCCCGGCGTGGGGTCCGGCTGCGCAGCCTGATCGAGTTCCAGGGCCTGATCGACCTGTCGGAGTACGTGTCGGCCCAGACCCGGCAGCTGAACGAGGACCCGACCTACCCCGCCGGCCTCTACGTCACCCAGGATTTCCGGGAGCTGGACCGGGCGGGCAGCGAGGTCCGTCATGATCTGGCCGGTGAGCTGATCTCCCAGCTCAACGGCGACCAGGGCAAATTCGTGCTGGTGCTGGGTGACTTCGGCCGGGGGAAGACGTTCGTCCTGCGCCAGGTGGTGCGGCGGATGGCCATCGAGACGCCGCACCTGATCCCGATCCTGATCGACCTGCGCACGCTGGACAAGGCGCACTCGGTGGAGACGTTGATCGCCGCGCACCTGGCCAACCACGGCGAGGAGCAGATCGACCTGAAAGCCGTTCAGTACATGCTCCGGCAGGGCCGGATCGTGCTGTTCTTCGACGGGTTCGACGAACTGGTCACCCGGGTGACGTACGACCGGGCGGCCGACCATCTCGAAACGCTGCTCCAGGCGGCCCAGGACCAGGCGAAGATCGTCGTGACGAGCCGGACCCAGCACTTCAAGTCGGACGCCCAGGTCTTCACCAAACTCGGGGAGATGGTGGGGATCCTGCCGCAGCGGCGGGTGTTCAGCATCGAAGGCTTCTCCTCCGAGCAGATCCTGGCGTACCTGGTCAACGCGTACGGCGACCGGAGACTCGCCGAGGAGCGGCTCCAGTTGCTGCGCAGTATCCAGGATCTGAGCGGGCTGGCCCGCAACCCCCGGATGCTCAGCTTCATCGCCGATCTGGCCGACGACCGGCTTCGCGCGGTCGCGCACGCCCGCCGGACGGTCAGCGCCGCCGTGCTCTACCAGGAGATCCTCGGCACCTGGTTGCGGCACGAGCAACTACGGCTGGGCAACCAGCGTGGCGCGCAGGCGGGGCTGGAAGAGGCCGATCTCTGGCATGCGGTGCGAACCCTGGCCATGCGCCTGTGGGAGACCAATGAGCCGTACCTGCGCCTGGCCGAGCTGGCCGAGGTGGCCGACACGTTGTCGGGGCTGGCCGACGGACGGATGTCCGGTGAGCAGGCCACCCACACCGTGGGCACCGCCAGCCTGCTGGTGCGGACCGAGGACGGCCTCTTCGGCTTCATTCACGGATCGGTGGCCGAGTGGCTCGTCGCCCACTACATCGCCGACGAGTTCGGCAAGGACCGGACGAATCCCACCGCCCTGACCCGGCGCGTGCTGTCGCAGCTGACGGTGGACTTCCTGTGTGACCTCGCCGTCACCCAGGACTGCCAGCAATGGGCCGACCGGGTTCTCTCCGACCCCGAGGCCGGGAACACCTCGCGCAAGAACGCCCTAAAGATCATTACTCGATTGCGCACGCCCGCCCAGACGAGCCTGCGCGGCGCGCTGTTACGCGGGGAGGACCTCTCGCACCGCGACCTCCAGGAGGTCGACCTCACCGACGCCGATCTGACCGACGCCCGGCTGGTGGGCACCAACCTGTCCCGCGCGATCCTGCGGGGCACCAAGCTGGCCGGCGCCTGGCTGGACGAGGCCAAGCTGACCGGCGCCGACCTGCGCGGGGCCGATCTGACCAGGGCCCGGCTGGCCAGAACCGACCTCCGTGACGCGGTCATCTCCGGCAGCAGGTGGACACGCGCCACACTGATCAATGTGACCGCGGCCGACCGGCTGCTGCTCTCCCCCGAACTGCGCGACGCGGCCGTGGTGCCGGGGCGCTCCATCGAGGCGCAGCTCGCCCCCGCCACGGTCGGCGTTCCGTACGGGTTCGACCCCTTGACCACCAGGCTGCCCAACCCGATCGCCTACAACATGGACGGGCAGATCTTCGTGGTGGGCAGCGACGACGGCGGGGTGCTGGTGTTCGAGTCCCCCTCCGGCCGGCCGATACGCACCCTGCAGGGTCACCGTGGCCGGACCTACGCGCTGACCTTCGGCGCCCAGGACCTGCTGGCCACCGGCTCGGCCGATGGGGACGTCCGGATCTGGGACACCGCGACCGGGGAGTGCTCGCACGTCCTGTCGGTACACCCGCAGGGAGTCTGGCCGCTGCTGTTCAACGAGGGCGGCACACTGCTGGCCGCGGGTTCCGCCGACGGCACGCTACGGGTGTGGGAAGCCGCCTCCGGCACGCTGCGCTGCGAGCTGACCGGGCACACCTCGCCGATCTACACGGCGGTTTTCGGCTCGGACGGGACCAGTCTGATCACGGGCGACGCCTCGGCCAATGTCCGGGTCTGGGACGTGACCACGGGCCGGCTGCGGGCGGTGCTGTCGGAAGGCACCGGGCCGGTGTACCGTCTGGCGCTCAGCCCGGACGGGACGATGCTGGCCGCCGGTGACCATTTCGGGCTGATCCGCCTGTTCGAGACCCGGACCGGGCGCGTCCTCCACGAGCTGCACGGCCATCCCGGCCGGGTGTACGCCGTCGACTTCCATCCCGAGGGCACCCACCTCGCCACCGGCGACACGATGGGCACGATCCGGGTCTGGAACCTGCGGGCTCCGCTGGTGCCGCGCCAGCTGGCCGGGCACGCCGGCGCCGTCTACCAGGTGTCGTACACGCCCGACGGAAAGAACCTGATCAGCGTCGACAGCAACGGGTCGCTGCGCGTCTGGCAGGGTGAGCTGGGGCAGCCGAGACAGGGCCTGTCCGGGCATCGGGGCTCGATCTGGCCGTTCGCCATCCATCCCGACGGCACGCAGCTCGCGACGACCAGCAACGACGACTCGATTCGGCTGTGGGATCTCAGCACCGGTCAGATGACACGCACCATGCGCGGGCACGGCCGGCGGGTCAGCTCCGTCAACTTCAGCCCCGACGGCACGATGCTGGCCAGCAGCGGCAACGACGGGATCGTCCGGATCTGGGAGCCGCCCACGGGGCGCCTGCTCAAGGAGCTCACCGGCGTGGGCGACCAGCTCACCTCGGCGGTGTTCAGCCCGGACGGCGAACGCATCGCCACGGCCACCAACGACGGCGGGGTGCACCTGCGGCAGACAGCCGGATGGGACTTCGAACGCGAGCTCGACATCGACACCGACTACGTGTGGGCACAGGCGTTCAGCCCGAACGGCGAGGTGCTGGCCACCGCCAACGACGACGACTCGGTCCGGCTCTGGTACCGGACCAGCAACACGCTCGCCACCAACCTGGCCGAGCATCGTGGCCGGGTGCGCTCCATCGACTTCAGCCCGGACGGCAGGCTGGTGGCGACGGGGTGCGACGATCGTCTGATCCGGGTCTGGGACGCCGTCACCGGCGAATGCCTGCGCACGATGGTCGGCCACACCGACCGCGTCTACAAGGTCGTCTTCAATCCGGCCGGGACCGCGCTGGCGAGCATCAGCAACGACGGCCTGGCCCGGATCTGGGACCACGCCACCGGCCGTGAACTGCAGGTGCTCGACCGGCACGTGGGACGCCTGTGGACGGGCGACTTCAGCGCCGACGGCGCGACCCTGGCGACCGCGGGCGACGACCTGGTGATCCGCCTCTGGGATGTCGCCACCGGCCGTCATCTGCACACGCTGTCGGGCCATTCCCGCCGCGTCATCTCGGTCGCGTTCAGCCCGACCGAACCCCTGCTGGCCTCGGCCAGCGACGACGGTACGATCATCCTGTGGGATCTGTCCACCGCCGAGCCGACCCGCAAGGTCACCCTTCTCGGCCTGCCCGGCGGCTGGGCCGCCTTCGCCCCCGACGGCCGCTACAAACAAGACGGCAACGTGCACGGCGAGTTCTGGTTCGCGATCGCCATGTGCCGGTTCGATCCGGGCGAACTCGATCCGTATCTGACCGACGTCATCCGCCGCCTTGTCACCCAGGAGGAGTTCTGA
- the rox gene encoding rifampin monooxygenase encodes MHSQQVTAGPPPNDRAGRDSTTGADPRPPASGADRAPLVFDVIIAGCGPTGAMLAAELRLHDVRVLVLEKETEPASFVRIVGLHIRSLELMAMRGLLDRVLQHGRQRPAGAYFAAIPKPAPEGLDSAYAYLLGIPQPVIERLLEERAIELGAQVRRGRAVAGFEQDDEGVTVELADGEQLRSRYLVGCDGGRSTVRKLLGVGFPGEPSRTDTLMGEMKVGVPREEIAAKVAEISETHRRFWLRPFGEGVYSVVVPAAEVGDRAEPPTLEDFKQQLRTIAGTDFDVHSPRWLSRFGDATRLAERYRVGRVLLAGDAAHIHPPIGGQGLNLGVQDAFNLGWKLAAQIRGWAPETLLDTYQAERHPVAEDVLDNTRAQTELLSTEPGPQAVRRLLTELMDFDEVNRHLIEKITAIGIRYDFGEGPDLLGRRLRDVDVKQGHLYGLLHRGRGLLLDRTERLTAGGWSDRVDYLADPTADLDVPCVLLRPDGHVAWIGDDQRDLDDHLSRWFGKPAD; translated from the coding sequence ATGCACTCTCAGCAGGTCACCGCCGGGCCGCCGCCGAACGACAGAGCCGGGCGCGACTCCACGACGGGCGCCGATCCCCGGCCGCCGGCCTCCGGCGCCGATCGCGCGCCCCTCGTCTTCGATGTGATCATTGCCGGGTGCGGGCCGACCGGTGCGATGCTGGCCGCCGAACTGCGGCTGCACGATGTGCGGGTACTCGTTCTGGAGAAGGAAACCGAGCCCGCGTCGTTCGTCCGCATAGTCGGTCTGCACATTCGCAGTCTCGAACTGATGGCGATGCGCGGACTGCTGGATCGCGTTCTCCAGCACGGAAGACAGCGTCCGGCCGGCGCTTACTTCGCCGCCATCCCCAAACCCGCGCCCGAGGGCCTGGATTCCGCGTACGCCTATCTGCTGGGCATCCCGCAGCCGGTCATCGAACGTCTGCTTGAAGAACGTGCGATCGAACTGGGTGCGCAGGTCCGGCGCGGTCGCGCGGTCGCCGGTTTCGAGCAGGACGACGAGGGTGTGACCGTCGAGCTGGCCGACGGGGAACAGCTGCGTTCGCGCTATCTCGTCGGCTGTGACGGCGGGCGCAGTACGGTGCGCAAACTGCTCGGCGTCGGCTTCCCCGGCGAGCCCTCACGGACCGACACGCTCATGGGCGAGATGAAAGTGGGCGTGCCACGGGAGGAGATCGCCGCCAAGGTGGCCGAAATCAGCGAGACCCATCGGCGATTCTGGCTCAGGCCCTTCGGCGAAGGGGTCTACAGCGTCGTCGTCCCCGCCGCGGAAGTCGGTGACCGCGCGGAACCGCCCACCCTCGAGGATTTCAAACAGCAGTTGCGCACCATCGCCGGAACCGATTTTGACGTGCACTCCCCGCGCTGGTTGTCCCGCTTCGGGGATGCCACCCGGCTGGCCGAACGGTATCGCGTCGGGCGGGTGCTGCTGGCCGGCGATGCGGCGCACATCCATCCACCCATCGGCGGTCAGGGCCTCAACCTGGGCGTTCAGGACGCGTTCAACCTCGGCTGGAAACTGGCCGCGCAGATCCGCGGCTGGGCCCCGGAAACACTGCTGGACACCTACCAGGCCGAACGTCATCCGGTCGCCGAGGACGTGCTGGACAACACCCGCGCCCAGACGGAACTGCTGTCCACCGAACCGGGCCCGCAGGCCGTGCGCAGGCTGCTCACCGAACTGATGGACTTCGACGAGGTGAACCGCCATCTGATCGAGAAGATCACCGCGATCGGCATCCGCTACGACTTCGGCGAAGGCCCCGACCTGCTCGGCCGCCGCCTGCGCGACGTCGACGTGAAACAGGGCCACCTCTACGGGCTGCTGCATCGCGGCCGCGGCCTGCTGCTGGACCGCACCGAACGCCTGACCGCCGGCGGCTGGTCCGACCGGGTCGACTACCTCGCGGATCCCACTGCGGACCTGGATGTCCCGTGCGTCCTGCTACGCCCCGACGGCCACGTCGCCTGGATCGGCGACGATCAGCGGGACCTGGACGACCACCTCTCCCGCTGGTTCGGCAAGCCCGCCGACTGA
- a CDS encoding alpha/beta hydrolase — translation MARSPTRLAEPGIPTRVINPDQAEPARSISAMTAVSRRAAVGTADDHRIQEDTMRGKAPLGTRILADTRDWEALTDDQVIAAREKANRTASSRAARIVTGLPDRRARIEEVPIDLPGRRLTLRVHRPKNADRKLPLIVSFHGGGFIAGTAAQNDWLNSHLAARCPAVVVSVEYRLAPRHPLPQPVEDGYDTLVRLVEDAVGAGIDPAAVAVMGESAGGTIAALIALRAREDGPPLRAQVLNYPGTDWTETMADYPSIAENAGNPTLSLSRLRVSRRLSVPPTLDPRSVSPVKFENLAGLPPALVVTAALDPVADHGSRYVERLREDGTDARLTCYPKATHGFLSTPGLVPAARPARREILAFLRGHLRPAPPG, via the coding sequence GTGGCGCGATCACCGACCCGCCTGGCCGAGCCGGGCATCCCGACGCGGGTGATCAACCCGGATCAGGCCGAACCGGCACGGTCGATCTCAGCGATGACGGCTGTTTCCCGGCGAGCAGCCGTCGGCACCGCCGATGACCATCGAATTCAGGAGGACACCATGAGAGGCAAGGCCCCATTGGGCACCCGCATCCTCGCGGACACCCGGGACTGGGAGGCCCTGACCGACGATCAGGTGATCGCCGCGCGCGAGAAGGCCAACCGCACGGCATCGTCTCGCGCCGCACGGATCGTCACCGGCCTGCCGGACCGTCGCGCGCGCATCGAGGAGGTCCCGATCGACCTTCCGGGGCGCCGCCTGACGCTGCGGGTACACCGTCCGAAGAACGCGGACCGGAAACTGCCTCTGATCGTTTCGTTTCACGGTGGGGGTTTCATCGCGGGCACCGCCGCGCAGAACGACTGGCTCAACAGCCACCTCGCGGCCCGCTGCCCAGCGGTGGTCGTATCGGTGGAGTACCGCCTCGCTCCGCGGCACCCGCTGCCCCAGCCGGTCGAGGACGGCTACGACACGCTCGTCCGGCTTGTCGAAGACGCCGTCGGCGCGGGCATCGACCCCGCCGCCGTCGCGGTCATGGGCGAGAGCGCCGGCGGCACGATCGCCGCTCTCATCGCGTTGCGTGCCCGCGAGGACGGCCCGCCGCTACGCGCCCAGGTACTGAACTACCCGGGCACGGACTGGACCGAGACCATGGCCGACTACCCCTCGATCGCGGAGAACGCCGGCAATCCCACCCTCTCGCTGTCCCGGTTGCGCGTGAGCCGCAGGCTGAGCGTGCCGCCGACCCTCGACCCGCGCAGCGTGTCTCCCGTGAAGTTCGAGAATCTCGCCGGTCTGCCACCGGCGCTGGTCGTCACCGCCGCGCTGGATCCGGTGGCCGACCACGGGAGCCGGTACGTCGAACGGCTCCGCGAGGACGGCACCGACGCCCGTCTGACCTGCTATCCGAAGGCCACCCACGGTTTCCTCAGCACCCCCGGCCTGGTACCGGCCGCCCGGCCCGCGCGCCGCGAGATCCTCGCCTTCCTGCGCGGCCATCTGCGCCCGGCCCCGCCGGGGTGA
- a CDS encoding cupin domain-containing protein encodes MTVTPIDLLTSSIHLHQGGEINARKRTGDADQDGWQLTAFHAKTGADVHADHWEVHPEAEEIVSCLIGKMRLYLRLERPGQEEEIRLTAGTAAIVPRGRWHRIELDIPSTIMAVTLPRGSRLEKRAETLEPRPHP; translated from the coding sequence ATGACCGTCACCCCGATCGATCTGTTGACGTCCTCCATCCACCTTCACCAGGGCGGCGAGATCAACGCCCGGAAAAGAACGGGCGACGCGGACCAGGACGGCTGGCAGCTGACGGCCTTCCACGCGAAGACCGGCGCCGACGTCCACGCCGACCACTGGGAGGTCCACCCCGAGGCCGAGGAGATCGTGTCCTGCCTCATCGGGAAGATGCGCCTCTACCTCCGTCTGGAGCGGCCGGGACAGGAGGAGGAGATCAGGCTGACGGCCGGAACCGCCGCCATCGTCCCGCGCGGGCGATGGCACCGCATCGAGCTGGACATCCCCAGCACCATCATGGCCGTCACCCTGCCGCGTGGCAGTCGGCTGGAGAAACGGGCCGAAACCCTCGAACCCCGTCCTCACCCATGA